The genomic stretch TTCAATTACCTAACAACCCGGAGTGTCCCTCGACTTAACCCCCGCGTTAATTCAAGAACCACAAAAAGTGTTAACAACAAAACCCAGCCACCTAGAATCAAGATCCCTCCTCCTAAAGAATATATAAGTGCTACTCCACCCACATCCCCCCGAAATAGAGTTAATTCACTAAACTCATCCACCACAATTCACGACCCCTCAAATCACCCGTCAGATACAAACGTTGAAAAGAACCCAACCAGTGAACTGTACCCTGCCATAAGAAGTAAGACTGGCCAGCTTCCTCAACTTTCCGGATAAGGCTCGGAGGCTAGAGCTGCTGAGTAAGCAAAAACAACTAATATTCCCCCTAAATAGATCAAAAATAAAATTAATGATAAAAAAGTCCCCCCATGGCCCACTAAAACACCACAACCTATGCCTGCTACCACAACCAAACCTAAAGCAGCATAGTATGGTGAAGGATTAGAGGCCACAGCAGCTAACCCT from Oryzias melastigma mitochondrion, complete genome encodes the following:
- the ND6 gene encoding NADH dehydrogenase subunit 6, with protein sequence MVFLAYLLLIGLVLGLAAVASNPSPYYAALGLVVVAGMGCGVLVGHGGTFLSLILFLIYLGGMLVVFAYSAALASEPYPESWGSWPVLLLMAGYSSLVGFFSTFVSDGWFEGSWIVVDEFSELTLFRGDVGGVALMYSLGGGILILGGWVLLLTLFVVLELTRGLSRGTLRVV